The proteins below are encoded in one region of Saccopteryx leptura isolate mSacLep1 chromosome 1, mSacLep1_pri_phased_curated, whole genome shotgun sequence:
- the LOC136405513 gene encoding LOW QUALITY PROTEIN: uncharacterized protein (The sequence of the model RefSeq protein was modified relative to this genomic sequence to represent the inferred CDS: deleted 2 bases in 1 codon; substituted 3 bases at 3 genomic stop codons): MLPLKPPEPTAPASSLYPPLPSSVLPESQTDLILFDSGLPPPYPRDVPASAAGPQLGAPHQDERGPSVEGPAQGTRSWRAQTPDDVAVTLPLRPFGPPVPDGQGGNMPALQYWPFSSSDLYNWKNNNLPFSEDPVKLTDLLESLMFSHQLTWDNCQQLLGILFTSEERDRILLEARKLVPGPDGRPTQLPNLIDEAFPLRRPNWDPNTPEGRQXLLLYCQTLMMGLRAAVRCPTNLAKVREVIQGPEESPSRFLERLIEAYRRYTPSDPESEEQRGALAMAFIGQSATDIWRKLQRMDGLQDMALRDLVKEVEKVFYKRDTAEEKEQILEKEREERESQRDKRRNKELTKILATVVGKQDRKGKNSTLGPRQKLGPNQCAYCKEEGHWARDCPKKKKKTADLLALEGXGRRGSDPLPELRVTFNVEGTPIDFEVDTEAVYSALQSPLGPLSNKKSLVQGANGCQHRSWTTKRTMDLGRGKVQHSFLVIPECPAPLLGRDLLTKLGASIDFKPQGPEVRFSNPLVSQPVVMLTLSAEDEYKLYETPAPGPHSTEDRWLQSFPEAWAETAGPGLAVQRPPVVVYLKPSATPIRVKQYYMSKEAREGIRPHIQRLLGQGILRPCQSGWNTPLLPVKKPGTGDYRPVQDLREVNSRVMDIHPTVPNPYNLLSTLSPDRKXYTVLDLKDAFFCLRLHEDSQPLFAFEWTDPENGLSGQLTWTRLPQGFKNSPTIFDEALHQDLSAYRASTPEATLLQYVDDLLLAAATIEQCKQGTEKLLVELAKLGYRASAKKAQICQPEVTFLGYSLRDDGPPSHPPWD; the protein is encoded by the exons ATGCTTCCACTCAAACCTCCGGAGCCAACGGCGCCTGCTTCATCCCTgtatcctccccttccctcctctgttctccctgaaTCTCAAACTGACCTTATTCTTTTTGATTCGGGACTCCCGCCTCCCTATCCCAGGGATGTCCCTGCCAGCGCTGCAGGTCCCCAGCTTGGGGCCCCACATCAGGACGAACGGGGACCATCAGTGGAGGGTCCAGCCCAAGGTACCCGGAGCTGGAGAGCACAAACCCCAGATGACGTGGCCGTCACCCTGCCCCTTCGACCTTTCGGACCCCCTGTCCCTGACGGCCAAGGGGGGAACATGCCGGCGCTTCAGTATTggcccttctcctcctcagaTCTATACAACTGGAAAAACAATAATCTGCCTTTTTCAGAGGACCCTGTCAAACTTACTGACCTTCTCGAGTCTCTTATGTTTTCCCATCAGCTCACTTGGGACAACTGCCAGCAGCTTTTAGGTATCCTCTTCACCTCAGAAGAAAGAGACCGAATTCTCCTCGAGGCCAGAAAATTGGTTCCTGGACCTGATGGTCGTCCTACTCAACTCCCCAACCTTATAGATGAGGCTTTTCCCCTGAGGCGGCCTAACTGGGACCCCAATACGCCTGAAGGTAGGCAGTGACTCTTACTCTATTGCCAGACTCTGATGATGGGTCTCCGAGCGGCGGTGAGATGCCCCACTAATTTGGCTAAGGTAAGAGAAGTAATTCAAGGGCCAGAGGAATCCCCATCCAGATTCCTAGAGAGACTAATAGAAGCCTATAGGAGGTACACCCCTTCCGACCCTGagtctgaagaacagagaggggCACTGGCTATGGCTTTTATAGGACAGTCAGCTACTGATATTTGGAGGAAACTCCAGAGGATGGATGGGTTACAGGACATGGCTCTGAGAGATTTAGTCAAGGAGGTTGAGAAAGTGTTCTATAAAAGAGATacagcagaggaaaaggagcaaatattagaaaaagaacgtgaagaaagagagagtcaaagagataaACGAAGGAATAAAGAGTTGACTAAAATCTTGGCTACCGTAGTGGGAAAGCAggataggaaaggaaagaatagCACCCTGGGCCCGCGCCAGAAGCTGGGACCCAATCAATGTGCTTACTGTAAAGAGGAAGGACATTGGGCTAGAGATTgtcccaagaaaaagaagaagaccgCAGACCTCCTTGCCCTGGAAGGTTAGGGGCGTCGGGGTTCGGACCCCCTCCCCGAACTCAGGGTAACATTCAATGTGGAGGGGACACCAATCGACTTTGAGGTGGATACAGAAGCGGTTTACTCCGCCTTGCAGAGCCCACTGGGTCCCCtctcaaacaaaaaatccttGGTCCAGGGGGCAAATGGATGCCAGCATAGGTCATGGACAACTAAAAGGACAATGGACCTGGGGAGGGGAAAAGTACAGCACTCCTTTCTGGTCATACCAGAATGCCCTGCCCCGCTGCTGGGGAGGGATTTGCTTACCAAGTTGGGGGCGAGTATTGATTTCAAACCTCAGGGACCAGAAGTAAGATTCAGTAACCCTCTTGTCAGTCAGCCTGTTGTG ATGCTGACCTTGTCTGCTGAAGATGAGTATAAACTGTATGAGACCCCTGCCCCCGGACCCCATTCAACAGAAGACAGGTGGCTTCAGAGCttcccagaggcctgggcagaaaCGGCAGGGCCAGGATTGGCAGTACAAAGGCCTCCGGTGGTAGTATACTTAAAGCCCTCCGCCACCCCCATAAGGGTCAAACAATACTACATGAGTAAAGAGGCCCGGGAAGGCATTAGACCTCACATCCAGAGGCTGCTAGGACAAGGGATCCTGAGGCCTTGTCAATCAGGGTGGAACACCCCTCTGCTACCAGTGAAGAAACCAGGGACAGGGGACTATAGACCAGTCCAGGATTTGAGAGAGGTTAACAGTCGGGTAATGGACATACATCCAACGGTCCCGAACCCTTACAACCTCCTCAGCACCCTCAGTCCTGACAGGAAGTGATATACAGTACTGGacctgaaagatgccttcttctgcTTGCGCCTGCATGAGGACAGCCAACCCctgtttgcttttgaatggactgACCCTGAGAACGGACTCAGCGGACAGCTCACCTGGACGCGGCTACCCCAGGGCTTCAAGAACTCTCCCACCATCTTTGACGAAGCGCTGCACCAGGACTTGAGTGCCTACCGAGCCTCCACCCCTGAGGCAACTCTGTTGCAGTATGTTGATGATCTGTTACTTGCAGCCGCCACCATAGAGCAGTGCAAACAGGGAACTGAGAAACTGCTTGTCGAACTGGCCAAACTGGGATACCGGGCATCCGCCaaaaaggcccagatctgccaaccCGAAGTCACCTTCCTGGGCTACTCTCTCCGAGACGATGGCCCACCGTCTCACCCACCTTGGGACTGA